One genomic segment of Lodderomyces beijingensis strain CBS 14171 genome assembly, chromosome: 6 includes these proteins:
- a CDS encoding mitochondrial 54S ribosomal protein bL31m has product MKQFIQVRYRSVSMAGEVHLSSRRVMRKIQQGRARPAIFYQFDSLVELSDGSVISRRSPAPKDEIRMINDQRNSVLWNPHRADLDTLDLTATGKIGKFKARFGQFGGEQHEGDEKLFSLMAENAEEITTGKLYDKRADYKRLK; this is encoded by the coding sequence ATGAAACAGTTCATACAGGTCAGGTACAGGTCGGTGTCAATGGCCGGAGAGGTCCACTTGTCCTCCCGCAGAGTGATGCGCAAGATCCAGCAAGGCCGGGCCAGGCCCGCTATATTCTACCAGTTCGACTCCCTAGTAGAGCTCAGCGATGGCTCGGTCATTTCGAGGAGGTCGCCCGCACCCAAGGATGAAATCCGGATGATCAACGATCAAAGAAACAGCGTGCTTTGGAACCCGCACAGGGCCGACTTGGAcacgttggacttgactgccacgggcaagattggcaagttcaaagccCGGTTTGGCCAGTTTGGTGGGGAGCAACACGAGGGAGACGAGAAATTGTTCAGCTTGATGGCGGAGAATGCCGAGGAGATCACCACTGGGAAGTTGTATGATAAGAGAGCAGACTACAAGCGGTTGAAATAG